The following proteins come from a genomic window of Brachionichthys hirsutus isolate HB-005 chromosome 20, CSIRO-AGI_Bhir_v1, whole genome shotgun sequence:
- the chrna2b gene encoding neuronal acetylcholine receptor subunit alpha-2, which translates to MGSSLPVSAAAICALLLFHSVLCHETAHSHAEEDLFRTLFHGYNKWSRPVPNISDVVIVKFGLSIAQLIDVDEKNQMMTTNVWLKQEWNDYKLRWRPSDYDNVTSIRVPSELIWVPDIVLYNNADGEFAVTHMTKAHLFHTGKIRWVPPAIYKSSCSIDVTFFPFDQQNCKMKFGSWTYDKAKIDLERFENTVDLNNYWESGEWAIVNAVGTYNTKKYDCCHEIYPDITYVFIIRRLPLFYTINLIIPCLLISCLTVLVFYLPSDCGEKITLCISVLLSLTVFLLLITEIIPSTSLVIPLIGEYLLFTMIFVTLSIVITVFVLNVHHRSPSTHKMPRWVHTMFLDLIPRWLFMRRPAPDGRRRRLLLLQQEAAAMRRRARVAGFRPSSCLSTSANWLIDGTVLEEPEKRYEDLELGTLTSYFSFRPPSPRPPGLTPPPTQKNCQNRQERASGATRQLAGSGVNLTQRPTKVENAVSDSTFPLSPSVMRALEGVHYIADHLRAEDADFSVKEDWKYVAMVIDRIFLWMFIIVCLLGTIGLFLPPWLAGMI; encoded by the exons ATGGGCTCCAGCCTCCCCGTCAGCGCGGCTGCGATCTGCGCGCTCCTCTTGTTCCACTCAG TCCTCTGTCATGAGACGGCCCACTCGCACGCCGAGGAGGATCTCTTTAGAACGCTGTTTCATGGTTACAACAAGTGGTCCAGGCCCGTGCCCAACATTTCTGACGTGGTCATTGTCAAGTTTGGACTGTCCATCGCGCAGCTCATTGATGTG GATGAGAAGAACCAAATGATGACAACCAACGTGTGGCTTAAACAG GAGTGGAACGACTACAAACTACGCTGGAGGCCATCTGACTATGACAATGTGACGTCCATAAGAGTGCCCTCAGAGCTCATATGGGTACCAGACATTGTCCTCTACAACAA CGCTGATGGCGAGTTCGCCGTGACCCACATGACGAAGGCTCACCTTTTCCACACCGGCAAAATCCGCTGGGTTCCTCCTGCCATTTACAAGAGCTCCTGCAGCATCGATGTCACCTTCTTCCCCTTTGACCAACAGAACTGCAAAATGAAATTTGGCTCTTGGACATATGACAAGGCTAAGATTGACTTGGAGCGATTTGAAAACACCGTGGACCTGAACAACTACTGGGAGAGCGGCGAATGGGCCATCGTCAATGCGGTGGGGACGTACAATACGAAGAAATACGACTGCTGCCATGAGATCTACCCGGACATCACCTACGTCTTCATCATCCGCAGGCTCCCCTTGTTTTACACCATCAACCTCATCATCCCCTGCTTGCTGATCTCGTGCCTCACTGTTTTGGTGTTCTACCTACCTTCAGACTGTGGTGAGAAGATCACCCTGTGCATTTCAGTGCTGCTGTCCCtcactgtcttcctcctcctcatcactgaGATCATACCGTCCACTTCACTTGTTATCCCGCTCATCGGTGAGTACCTCCTCTTCACCATGATTTTCGTCACCCTCTCCATTGTCATCACCGTGTTTGTGCTCAATGTGCACCATCGCTCTCCCAGCACTCACAAGATGCCCCGATGGGTCCACACCATGTTCCTGGATCTCATCCCACGGTGGCTGTTCATGCGCCGGCCTGCGCCCGATGGCCGCCGTCGGAGACTGTTGCTTCTCCAACAAGAAGCGGCTGCGATGCGGCGCCGGGCCCGGGTGGCCGGGTTCAGGCCGAGCAGCTGCCTCAGCACCTCGGCTAACTGGCTGATCGATGGGACCGTGTTGGAAGAGCCAGAGAAACGTTATGAGGATTTAGAGTTGGGAACGCTGACGTCGTATTTCTCTTTCCGGCCCCCCTCACCCAGACCTCCAGGATTGACCCCTCCACCCACGCAAAAGAACTGCCAGAACCGACAGGAGAGGGCGTCGGGGGCTACCAGGCAGTTAGCGGGGTCCGGAGTCAATCTCACTCAGAGGCCAACTAAAGTAGAAAACGCAGTATCGGACTCGACGTTCCCACTCTCACCGAGTGTGATGCGTGCGCTGGAAGGCGTGCACTACATAGCGGACCACCTGAGGGCTGAGGACGCCGACTTCAGC GTCAAAGAGGATTGGAAGTACGTCGCCATGGTGATTGACCGCATTTTCCTGTGGATGTTcattattgtgtgtctgctgggGACCATCGGCCTCTTCCTACCTCCTTGGCTCGCTGGCATGATCTAG